ACCTACCAGGCCCTCCTCCGCGCCGCCGCCGACGGCATCGAGACCCGCCCCGACCTCACCATGAGCCGGATCAGCTTCACCGTCCTGATCCGCACCGCCGGTGACACCGTCATCAGCGCGACCGGAATCCTGCCCCCACTCGGCCCTGTCGACCGAGTCGGCGTGATCGGTCAGGCCGTCCTCGAAGCCCCGCTGCCGTCCCAACACAGGCAACGCATCAAAGCCCGCACCCGCAAGAACCCCACCAGCAAGTACGGCCCGAACGCCGGACAACAGCCCGTGACCAGCCAGAACTACAGCATCCAGACCACTATCACGTTCTTCGAGCACGGCCTCAACAGCCGCTCACGGCGCTAAAGCAACGGTGTTGGCGTTGAAGTTTCCCCGTGATCTTGGACACGGTGTTGTTACGCTGCGAGGGCCTGGTCTTGCCGGTATCGCAGGCGGGTTTCGTGGGGTGTGAGGTAGCCCCAGTGGATGTGCTTGCGTAGGCGGCGTCTGTTGTAGAAGGTCTCGATGAAGTCGAAGATGTCGGCGCGGGCGGTGGCCCGGTCGGGCCAGAAGCGGGTGCCGATCTCTTCTTTCAGGACGGCCCAGAAGCTCTCCGCGGCGGCGTTATCGAAGCAGCTCCCGGTCCGGCCCATACTTTGCCGGTGCCCCAACTTGCTGATTTTTGTGCGGAGTTGACCGGAGGTGTATTCCGATCCGCGGTCACTGTGGATCACACAGCCGGGTTCCAGGCGGCCCAGCGCGGCTGCCATGTCCAGCGCGTCGACGACGAGGTCGGCGCGGTGGTGGTCGGCCATCGAGTACCCGATCACCTCGCGCGTGGCCAGGTCCAGCCACGAGGCGAGGTAGAGCCAGCCCTCGGCGGTGGGGATGTAGGTGATGTCCCCGACGATTTTCGTTCCGGGACGGATGGCGGTGAAGTCCCGGCCGATCAGGTCCGGCGACGGGGCGGCCTTGGTGTCGGCCTTGGTCAGGCCGCGGCGTCCGGTGCGCCGGCTGTTCCCGGCGATGCCGTTCTCCCGCATGACCCGTGCCACCCGCTTACGGTTGACCACCCGGCCCTGCCGGCGCAGTTCGGCGGTGACGCGCGGGACGCCGTAGTTCCGCCGGGAGGCGATGTAGATCACCGTGATCTCGTGTGCCAGGGTCTCATCCGCCCGTCGCCTGGCTTCGCGGGCCTCGGCTCCGGCCACCCACGCGTAGTACGTGGACCGGGCGGTCTTCATCACCGTGCACAGCAGCACGATCGTGTAGTTCGCCTTCTCCGCGTGGATGAACCGGCATATCGTGCTCACCGGTCGCTCTCCTTCGCGAAGAAGGAGGTCGCTTTTTCAGGATCTCGATCGTCTTCGCCTGCTCTACGG
Above is a genomic segment from Streptomyces sp. NBC_01233 containing:
- a CDS encoding IS3 family transposase, with the protein product MSTICRFIHAEKANYTIVLLCTVMKTARSTYYAWVAGAEAREARRRADETLAHEITVIYIASRRNYGVPRVTAELRRQGRVVNRKRVARVMRENGIAGNSRRTGRRGLTKADTKAAPSPDLIGRDFTAIRPGTKIVGDITYIPTAEGWLYLASWLDLATREVIGYSMADHHRADLVVDALDMAAALGRLEPGCVIHSDRGSEYTSGQLRTKISKLGHRQSMGRTGSCFDNAAAESFWAVLKEEIGTRFWPDRATARADIFDFIETFYNRRRLRKHIHWGYLTPHETRLRYRQDQALAA